One part of the Mangrovibacillus cuniculi genome encodes these proteins:
- the perR gene encoding peroxide-responsive transcriptional repressor PerR, producing MVSHEHLREALDTLKSTGVRITPQRHAILEYMIGAMSHPTADDIYKALEGKFPNMSVATVYNNLRVFKEVGLVKELTYGDASSRFDFVTTDHYHVICEDCGKMVDFSYPGLDEVEQLAAHVTGFTISHHRMEIYGSCPECSNKKKH from the coding sequence ATGGTGTCCCATGAACACTTACGTGAAGCACTAGATACTTTAAAAAGCACGGGCGTCCGGATTACACCACAGCGCCATGCAATACTTGAATACATGATTGGAGCAATGTCTCATCCAACTGCAGATGATATCTATAAAGCGTTAGAGGGAAAATTCCCTAATATGAGCGTAGCTACAGTCTACAACAACTTACGAGTTTTTAAAGAGGTTGGGCTGGTAAAAGAATTAACATATGGAGATGCTTCCAGTCGTTTTGACTTTGTTACAACAGATCATTATCATGTCATTTGCGAGGACTGCGGTAAGATGGTAGATTTTTCTTACCCTGGACTAGATGAAGTTGAACAACTAGCTGCACATGTCACTGGATTTACCATTAGTCATCATAGAATGGAAATCTACGGATCGTGTCCAGAGTGTTCTAATAAAAAGAAACATTAA
- a CDS encoding cob(I)yrinic acid a,c-diamide adenosyltransferase produces MKIYTKTGDKGQTSLIYGSRVAKNDLRVEAYGTCDEANSVIGVSLSFLDAVTFEGKEAFVESLQRVQTELFHVGAELATPQDKKVTWELKDQHISMLETELDKWEEALPPLRQFILPSGHPTGAQLHVARTIVRRAERIAVGIDGVNPLVLSYLNRLSDYLFVAARYVNLQLQKPETPLQIK; encoded by the coding sequence ATGAAAATATATACAAAAACAGGTGACAAGGGGCAAACGTCTCTAATCTATGGTTCGCGCGTTGCAAAAAATGATCTTCGAGTGGAGGCGTATGGAACGTGTGATGAAGCAAACTCCGTAATTGGTGTAAGTCTTAGTTTTCTAGATGCTGTGACATTTGAAGGGAAAGAGGCATTCGTGGAGTCTTTGCAAAGAGTACAAACCGAATTGTTCCACGTTGGAGCTGAGCTTGCTACACCCCAAGATAAAAAAGTAACATGGGAACTAAAGGATCAGCACATTAGTATGTTGGAGACGGAGTTAGACAAGTGGGAAGAAGCACTACCTCCGCTTAGACAATTTATTCTACCTTCTGGACATCCAACAGGTGCTCAACTTCACGTTGCTCGTACGATTGTTAGAAGAGCAGAAAGAATAGCGGTTGGAATCGATGGAGTAAATCCATTAGTACTATCTTACCTAAACCGATTATCCGATTACTTATTTGTTGCAGCCAGGTATGTAAATCTACAACTTCAGAAACCAGAGACGCCTTTGCAGATAAAATGA